The following DNA comes from Nicotiana sylvestris chromosome 10, ASM39365v2, whole genome shotgun sequence.
gcgctctctgatgcgatcatataaggaagaccgagaaaccacaaaaGCTAGAACCTGgatgggctccgaaatatctaacctcatgaaatGGTTGGCCAAGGCTTAACCATCAACGACAAAcggtctctcaccaacaggaATAAATTCAAAGggacccatactcaccgcctttctacttaaggcatcagccaccacattgaccttcccgggatgatacagaatagtaatattaTAGTCCTTTAGTATCTCCAACCATCGTCGTTgtctcaaatttagatccttctatttgaacaagtgctggagactcCGATGATCTATAAATaccttacaagacacaccatagagataatgcctccaaattttcaatgcatgaacaatggctgccaactccaaatcatgaacaaggtagttcttctcatgaggcttcaactaacATGAAGTATAAGCAATTACTCTACCCCCTGcatcaagacacacccaataccaatccaagaagcatcacaatacactatataagAGCCTGATGCTaaaggcaaaactagaactggagctgtggtcaaggcagtcttgagcttatcaaagctctcctcacactcatctgaccacctgaaaggagcactaggtcaatttggtcaaaggcgatgcaataaACGAGAAACCCTCCATAAAGAGACGATAATAACCGGCAAAGCCAAAAAAGCTCTGAATCTCAGTATTTGAGGACGGTCTGAGCCAActttgaaccacctctatcttctttggatacACCTTAATCCCCTCACTAAACACCACATGCCTCAAGAACGCCaccgaactaagccaaaactcacacttggagaacttgacATAAAGTTTCTCCTTCCTCAGCTGATGTAATACCACCCTCAAATGTTGGgtatgctcctcctggctacgtgagtacaccaggatatcatcaatgaatactatgacaaataAGTCGAGATatggctgaaatacactgttcatcaaatacatgaatgtttatggggcattggtcagcctaaaagacatcacaaggaactcatagtgaccataacgggtcctgaGTGTCGTCtttagaatatccgagtcccgaatcttcaactggtgaaacctagacctcaaatcgatcttagagaacaccctttctccctgaagttgatcaaatagatcatcaatgcgtgacaaaggatacttgttcttgattgtaactttattcaactgcctatagtcAATGCATATccgcatagtaccatccttcttcttcacaaatagaacccgTGCATCCCAAGGTTACACACTAGGACTAATAAATCGCTTATCAAGAAGTTCATGAAGCTACTCCTATAATTTCTTCAACTCagatggtgccatacgatatggaggaatagaaatgggctgaatgTCATGCGCCAAGTCAATaacaaagtcaatatccctgtcgggagGCATGCCaagcaggtctacaggaaacatatTCGGAAAGTCTTGCACCACCGAAACATAATCAATAGTAAGGGTATCAGCACCAACATCCCTCGCAAAGGCTAAATACGATAGacaccccttcccaaccatctgttgGGCCTTCAAATAAAAAATTACCCTGCTGGGGACATAATCTAGAGAACTTCTCCACTCGGTCCTTGGAAACCCCGGAATCGCCAACGTCatggtcttagcatgacaatccaaaatagcatgacatggagacaaccaatccatacccaagatcacgTCGAAATCAACCTTACTAAGCAATAAGAGATCAACGCTAATCTCCAATCCCCCAATAGCCACTACACATGATtgatatacacggtccacaataatagtatcgcccactagcGTAGATACATAAAAAAATGAAACTaaggactcacggggcatatccagataacgagcaaaatatgatgatacatacgaataagtggaaccaAGGTCAAATAATACAAAAGCATCCTTGTGGcatactgagacaatacatgtgaCTACTGTGTCTGAAGCAATGGCATCTGGCCTGGCAGAAACAACATAGAATCGAGCCTGACCACCACTTGATCGGCCTCCCACTCTTAGGCGAATCCGAGTTTGCTGGGcgagtggtgaagtaattggtgcTGAAGTCATGACTTGAATTCTCTACTGAACTGGACCTCCCATAAGGCAGAGACAAAACTTTTTCacatgacccaaatctccacactcaaagcatccTCTCTCGGAAAATGGTGGCAAATATTGAGGCAGACCCAGAGACCCAAAATAACTACTAGAGGAATCTGGTGCAGATGAACCCTGAATTGAAGGTGCACGAGATACACTCTGAGCTGGGAGAGCACTGAGCTATGACTGACCCGGTCTAGCATTGTACGAATCATGGCTAGATGATGCACCACGATGAACTGGACGAGCCATCTGAGCAGGCCTATAAGGACGACCCCTACTGTGGTAGCACTGTCCTCAGGAAGGAACACCATTGAAACCACCCAAaacacgaggcctcttggcctcatCTCCTCACGCTCCTAACTATGAACCATCTCTAACCGCCaagcaatatcaaccacctcatCGAATATAACACCTTATATGCTCTCCTGAGTTATAACAAAATGGAACTGATAGtagaggccatcaatgaacctcctaatcctctccctcttAGTGGTAACCAACCAAACTGCGTGACGAGACAACTctaaaaacctcatctcatattaGGTCACAGATATGCCATCCTAGCAtagctgctcgaactgcctgcacaACTCATCCCTGTGGGTCTGTGGCataaacttctccaagaagagaacggagaactcatGCTATGTAAGTGGTGCCGCACCGACTGGCCTGCGCCTATCATAGTCCTCCCACCATCTGAATACATCCCAATAAAAtgaaaagtagtgaatgagaccccactggtctccaaaatacccaatgTGCGAAGAATCTGCTGGCACCTATCGAAGAAGTCCTGGGATTCCTCTGACTCAGCCTCACTGAATGATGGAGGCTGGGGTCTCCCAAATCTCTCTAGTCTCCACTGCTTATCATTAGTTATAAGGACCCTACCTGGGCCTAAGCAACTACAATCGATTGAGCTGGTAGTACCCCCGATGTTTGAAGTCCCCAGCTCACCTACTTTGGTGTACGGGCGAtaggagtctgagtacctcccccggcctaagaagtgGCTGGCACGATCTAAACAGAAACCGCCTGAGCAAGGCTAGTGCACAATCTGagccaaagcctcctgaaggcctggaatcataatgggcacaaCTAGCGCCTAAACTGGCTCTACTGGCTCTATCACATCTGGAACCTGCTCTTGAGCTAGAGCAACTAGTGGATCTACAAGCGCTACTCTAGCTGTTGTACGAGCTGCACCTCAAGCCCTACCGCGGCTGCGACCTCTCGTGGCCCTAGCTGGTGATATTGGTGGCTATCCGTCCTgtccagtagcacgtgtcctcaccat
Coding sequences within:
- the LOC138879254 gene encoding uncharacterized protein is translated as MTSAPITSPLAQQTRIRLRVGGRSSGGQARFYVVSARPDAIASDTVVTCIVSVCHKDAFVLFDLGSTYSYVSSYFARYLDMPRESLVSFFYVSTLVGDTIIVDRVYQSCVVAIGGLEISVDLLLLSKVDFDVILGMDWLSPCHAILDCHAKTMTLAIPGFPRTEWRSSLDYVPSRVIFYLKAQQMVGKGCLSYLAFARDVGADTLTIDYVSVVQDFPNMFPVDLLGMPPDRDIDFVIDLAHDIQPISIPPYRMAPSELKKL